In the Microtus pennsylvanicus isolate mMicPen1 chromosome 6, mMicPen1.hap1, whole genome shotgun sequence genome, one interval contains:
- the LOC142851759 gene encoding zinc finger protein 728-like isoform X2 has protein sequence MSDMEEMLSFRDVAIDFSAEEWECLDLAQWNLYRDVMLENYSNLVFLGLASCKPYLVTFLEQGPGPSDVKRQAAATLHPENSHRRETL, from the exons ATGTCGGACATGGAG gaaaTGCTGTCATTCAGGGACGTGGCCATTGATTTCTCTGCAGAGGAGTGGGAATGCCTGGACCTTGCTCAGTGGAATCTGTACAGGGATGTGATGTTGGAGAATTACAGCAACCTGGTGTTCCTGG GTCTTGCTTCCTGTAAGCCATATCTGGTCACATTTCTAGAGCAAGGACCAGGGCCTTCAGATGTGAAAAGACAAGCAGCTGCGACCTTGCACCCAG AGAATTCACACAGGAGAGAGACCTTATAA
- the LOC142851759 gene encoding zinc finger protein 728-like isoform X1, translating to MSDMEEMLSFRDVAIDFSAEEWECLDLAQWNLYRDVMLENYSNLVFLGLASCKPYLVTFLEQGPGPSDVKRQAAATLHPVDGAALLDAVHN from the exons ATGTCGGACATGGAG gaaaTGCTGTCATTCAGGGACGTGGCCATTGATTTCTCTGCAGAGGAGTGGGAATGCCTGGACCTTGCTCAGTGGAATCTGTACAGGGATGTGATGTTGGAGAATTACAGCAACCTGGTGTTCCTGG GTCTTGCTTCCTGTAAGCCATATCTGGTCACATTTCTAGAGCAAGGACCAGGGCCTTCAGATGTGAAAAGACAAGCAGCTGCGACCTTGCACCCAG ttgatggtgcagccttgctggatgCAGTACATAACTAG